The window CATTGACTTTCATTTACCAGAGGCTATGCCCACAGCTTTCGTTTGTAATTGTGATGAAACAGCTTATCGCTTCATCAAAACATTGAATCAAAAAGGTTATCAAGTACCTGATGATGTGTCCATCGTCAGTTTTGATAACGACATATACGCAGAAATCAGTGAACCAAAGCTAACGACAGTAGCTGTTGATATTGAAGGCATTGCACGAACAACCGTTAAACTGATTAAACGAAAAGTAAAGCAATTGCCTTCATATACCAAAGCCGTATCCATGGTAAACGGTAAGATCATCTTTCGGGATTCCGTAGCAAAAAAATAAACATAACACCATGGACCAGTGTTATAAGACAATAAACAGCCCATAGAAGGGGGTACAGTCGTGGATTTTATGAACAATTTAATACAGTCTTCCAGTAGCATCGTGGCTATGGATGGAAGTGTCCAGGAGCAATTGGTATTAACCCGACATTGGACAGGTTCCACATGTACGTTTACGCTTATCAATGAATCACAGCATGATGTACAGCTGAAAGAAGTGGTACTGTTTGAAGGTAATCATGGATTAAGGGAAGACACATGGCAATATGGGGAAGGTTATCAAATGCTGTCTCAATACGAAGGTGCAATGGGGTGTATGGATGACATTTCTTATTCCGATAAAGACCACTATAAGTTACCAGCTTTAGAAGGTTATCAAACCATGTACAACATGACATGGCTATTTAGTGAGGACAAATACAGCGTCCTTGGGTTTAGCAGCTGTCACCGTTTTAATGGTGCTCTTCATTTTAATAAAAAACAGTATAAGATTACATTGGATCTAGAAGGTCTTACCCTTGAGAAACAAAGGCGTTTTGTTTTAGAAGAATTTGTCTGTTTAGAAGGCCATGACCGGGAATTGCTTCTACAACAATTCGGTGAATGTATTAACCGCAATCATTCGCCTCTGGGCATTAACCAACCTACGAAACTACCTACAGGCTGGTGTTCTTGGTATTGTTATGGACCGCAGATTAATGAAAGTATTATACAGGATAACTTGGATGGCATTCTAGAGCATCAATTACACTTAGCATATATTCAAGTGGATGATGGCTATCAGCCTAAAATGGGAGACTGGCTGGAGCCTAACCCAGCCTTTGGCATGGACATCAAGGCACTTTGCAGAAGGATTAGAGAAAAAGGGTTTGAACCAGGGATATGGGTAGCTCCATTTATAGCAGAAGAAACGTCGAAAGTTTTTACAGAACATCCAGATTGGTTTATTAAAGATAAACATCAGCAACCCTTGCGTTCCGATAAGATTTCCTTTGGGGGATGGCGAAGAGGTCCTTGGTATATGCTTGATGGTACACATCCAGAGGCTAGAGACTATTTGCGCCATGTGTTTAGAACCATGCGGGAAGACTGGGGATGTTATTATTTTAAGCTGGATGCCAACATGTGGGGGGCCATGCCTGGCGGTTATTATTATGATGCTAAGGCAACGCGAACAGAAGCCTATCGGTTAGGTATGCAAGCCTGCATTGAAGGGGCAGGAGAAAAGAGTTTTATTCTAGGATGTAATGCACCCATGTGGCCGTCTTTAGGCGTTGTGCATGGTATGCGGGTAACGAGCGATATTACTCGAGATTGGGACACCATAAGCCGGCTGTCACGAGAATGTTTTCATCGCAATTGGCAACATAAGACATTATGGGTGAATGACCCTGATTGTCTTGTGTTAGAAAACAGGCAGGTGCATGTTGTGGATGCAGCAGGTAAGGTCCATAAAACGCTAACAGAATTATCTAAGGATGAATT is drawn from Vallitalea pronyensis and contains these coding sequences:
- a CDS encoding glycoside hydrolase family 36 protein, which produces MNNLIQSSSSIVAMDGSVQEQLVLTRHWTGSTCTFTLINESQHDVQLKEVVLFEGNHGLREDTWQYGEGYQMLSQYEGAMGCMDDISYSDKDHYKLPALEGYQTMYNMTWLFSEDKYSVLGFSSCHRFNGALHFNKKQYKITLDLEGLTLEKQRRFVLEEFVCLEGHDRELLLQQFGECINRNHSPLGINQPTKLPTGWCSWYCYGPQINESIIQDNLDGILEHQLHLAYIQVDDGYQPKMGDWLEPNPAFGMDIKALCRRIREKGFEPGIWVAPFIAEETSKVFTEHPDWFIKDKHQQPLRSDKISFGGWRRGPWYMLDGTHPEARDYLRHVFRTMREDWGCYYFKLDANMWGAMPGGYYYDAKATRTEAYRLGMQACIEGAGEKSFILGCNAPMWPSLGVVHGMRVTSDITRDWDTISRLSRECFHRNWQHKTLWVNDPDCLVLENRQVHVVDAAGKVHKTLTELSKDELSYHRAYILASGGMVLNSDRIGDMHADSIRWLKKLLPPMGQAARFDDIGFTIGKIKRNHDTLVFLFNATNDMIEKSITCPKASCVLDFWREEVMCTKQRELAVKLPPHSARVLQIKTI